In Hypanus sabinus isolate sHypSab1 chromosome 30, sHypSab1.hap1, whole genome shotgun sequence, one DNA window encodes the following:
- the LOC132383492 gene encoding UPF0500 protein C1orf216 homolog: protein MFAIEALGAPELSSSSQLCHGTHGLEIRSEAIGMTDIKQDKNSNFVVEQSSKNEIFGKLPSKGTTLRNSPQLKNEPELQIKKEKDSPFSLSLESGSTRPPSGECVRIPPEGAEVGHPSKLTKVVECEEPTVSPSDDNGYSSSCLSIESPDSVEGNIWETGETVKRDKLDPWQQAEVESIPGTPPAADSFLPSIFEAVQSLQEKQRFKEQEKEKHQTQVIMYRRLALLRWIRSLQQKVVDHQNRLQESYDTILSNRKELLKLIKQGVI from the coding sequence ATGTTTGCTATTGAGGCACTGGGAGCCCCTGAACTTTCTTCAAGTTCTCAACTTTGCCATGGAACGCATGGACTAGAAATCAGGAGTGAAGCCATTGGTATGACAGATATCAAGCAGGACAAGAATTCTAACTTTGTGGTAGAGCAATCCAGCAAGAATGAGATCTTTGGCAAGCTTCCGTCCAAAGGGACCACATTGAGAAATAGTCCTCAACTGAAAAATGAACCGGAATTGCAAATAAAGAAAGAGAAGGACAGTCCTTTTTCCTTGAGTTTGGAGTCAGGGAGCACCAGGCCACCTTCAGGGGAGTGTGTCCGAATTCCACCGGAGGGAGCTGAAGTGGGCCACCCCAGCAAACTTACCAAGGTTGTGGAATGTGAAGAGCCTACTGTCTCCCCTTCAGATGACAATGGTTACTCCAGCAGTTGCTTGAGTATCGAAAGTCCAGATAGTGTCGAAGGAAACATCTGGGAGACAGGTGAAACGGTCAAGAGGGATAAACTCGATCCTTGGCAACAAGCTGAGGTTGAAAGCATTCCTGGGACTCCACCTGCTGCAGATTCTTTCTTGCCTTCAATATTTGAAGCAGTCCAGAGTCTTCAAGAGAAGCAAAGGTTCAAAGAGCAGGAGAAGGAGAAGCATCAGACCCAAGTGATCATGTACCGCCGCTTGGCCTTGCTGCGATGGATCCGTAGCCTCCAGCAGAAAGTCGTGGACCATCAAAACCGGCTGCAGGAGAGCTACGACACCATCCTGAGCAACCGCAAAGAGCTGCTCAAGCTCATCAAACAAGGAGTCATCTAG